GTtcccagagagagaggttaCTTGAGCTCTGATTCTGTGAACTCAACCTGTTCAGGAGCAGGTTTTCATCAATGAACCCCTTATTCTCCTGTCATTTGCACAGCCTGAACGCGGTTTCATCTCCTCATTTCATTAGTTCAGCTGTCTTTGAGGCAAAAATAGCCTAACACAAAACGTCTTCGACCATGGCGTGTCCTTTTCTGGAGGACCCCGTCGACGAAGGAGCCGCGTTGCTCCGCAGGGAGCTACGTTTACGCAGGGAGAGGATTCTGAGGCCCCGACTGGATGTTTTATCGTTTCCAGATGACGACCTGTTTGAGCGTTACCGTTTCTCATCGAACTCCATTTCGTATCTCCACAATCTTCTCAAGCCTCGCATCGCCAACGTCACCCGCCGTGGACGTGCTCTGACATCCGAGCAGATTCTCTGTGTCGCCCTGCGTTTTTTTGCAAACGGGAGTTTTCTGTACAACATCGGCGACGCTGAGCACATCAGTAAGGCCACGGTAAGCAGATCCGTGAGGAAAGTTTGCCTCGCTCTGAAAAGCCTTTTAAACAGTTTTGTAGCGTTTCCTGGGCACAAACCAGTGAAAGCTATCAAAGAGGAGTTCCTCAGTATTGCAGGTAAATGAAGAAACCAATTTGCATTAATGATCAATATTCTGTTGACGACGTGGTGCTGTGACCTCTGACTAGGATaagtaatttgatttttttgtttcttcaaagGATTTCCCAACGTGATTGGCTGCATCGATGCCACTCACATTCCCATCACTGCTCCTTCAGAAAATGAAGCGGATTATCTGAACGGGAAGTCCAGCCACAGCATTAATGTGCAGGTAGATTAACTACGgtgtcaaaaaatgtcaaagatggCATCACAATACTGCAAACTAACATCTCTAATTCTCTGCACTGCCAAGATCATAAGTGACGCTGCCCACATCATCACTAACTTGGAGGCCAAgtggcctggagctgtgcatgCCTCTCGGATATTTCAAGAGTCTACGTTGAGCAAAAGGATGGAAAATGGCAAGTAGCcttttaaatattgaatattgAAAGCTTTATATAATTCATTTGTATCCCTCCACACTATACATTCCAGGTGAGTTTGATGGCCTTCTGCTGGGTGACAGGGGTTACCCATGCCAGCCAACTCTGCTGACCCCTTACCCTGACCCCGAGCCAGGCCCCCAGCAGAACTTTAATGAGGCCCACAGCAGGACGAGAGCCCAGGTGGACAAGACCATAGGCCTGCTGAAAGCCCGTTTCAAGTGCCTACGCCACCTCAGGGTAACCAATCCTACGAGGGCCTGTGACATTATTGCGGCATGTGTTGTTCTCCATAATATTGCCACGATTAGAGGAGAGCAACACCCGGCCGTACAAATTGAGGACCCTACTGAAGACCACGTCCGCCCTGAAGATACACAGGATGGAAGAGCAGTCAGAGACATAATATGCCAGAAGCTTTTCTCTGATTTAAGCCACCCGAACAACCAGCCAGATCAGtcaaataaagatgaatgaGTCTTTATTTCctacaaataaaacattgtttttatgttccAATACTTCACAGAATTCACCTGTGACAATGCACGCACCTCTAACTAATTTCTCTCTATTTCAATGTCGAGATCTGCCTTCTGAATTCGGTGGTCCAAGTACACCATTTCTTTATTCTATCTTTTTGGTGAGATGCATTCTGTACAATTCCTTTAGGGGTAACTGGGAAAATAAAGGGATGACGTCAAATATATGGTTTGACATGCAGAATTAGCCTCTGGCATTTATTGTAAATATTACTGTTTTCTTCTGTGCTGTGGAATTTGATGGCCCGCTGTTAAAAAGGATATGGATGTCTGTTCATA
The Labrus mixtus chromosome 7, fLabMix1.1, whole genome shotgun sequence DNA segment above includes these coding regions:
- the LOC132977045 gene encoding putative nuclease HARBI1 → MACPFLEDPVDEGAALLRRELRLRRERILRPRLDVLSFPDDDLFERYRFSSNSISYLHNLLKPRIANVTRRGRALTSEQILCVALRFFANGSFLYNIGDAEHISKATVSRSVRKVCLALKSLLNSFVAFPGHKPVKAIKEEFLSIAGFPNVIGCIDATHIPITAPSENEADYLNGKSSHSINVQIISDAAHIITNLEAKWPGAVHASRIFQESTLSKRMENGEFDGLLLGDRGYPCQPTLLTPYPDPEPGPQQNFNEAHSRTRAQVDKTIGLLKARFKCLRHLRVTNPTRACDIIAACVVLHNIATIRGEQHPAVQIEDPTEDHVRPEDTQDGRAVRDIICQKLFSDLSHPNNQPDQSNKDE